TAGAAAATCACTAGGTTTTTTACTAATTTTTTCTCTGACATCACTTCTGGTTTTATAACCATGATCAAGTCTCCCAATTTGATATGGGAGAAAACCCCCACCGTGAGGTAAAATGACCTTTATATTGTAATCTTGTATTATCCCACTAGTTATCAAGTAAGCTGCAGCGATCGTATCCTCAATTGGAACACCTAAGATATTCGTGAAGAAATACCTTCTTAACCTATCTTTTCCAATCACGTCAGTTATTTGGGGATGAATGAAAACTGGTATTCCTAAAGAGCCTATAACACTGAAAAATTCCCTAAATTCGTCTAAATTTCTTCCATTTATATGAGTGCCTATCTCAACCCCTTTTAATCCTAAATCTTTCACCGCTCTCTTTAGTTCATCTACAGCCAAAGAAGGATATTGGAGAGGAACGCCTGCAAATCCTAATAGCTTACCGTTACTTTTCTCTGAAAGCTTTGATAATTCATCATTGAACCTAGTGTAAAATTTCATTGCAGTTTTCTCATCAAGGTCATAAATGTATGATATTGGAGCTAATGATAAGACTCTTATATCTACTTCTCCTCTTACTGTTTCCTCAATGATCTTATCTTCCTCCAATAATCCGAGATACGCTTCGCCATTCCAAACAATATTTCCAATTCGTATGGATATTTGGTTACTCTTGTCAATCCTTTCTACGCTAAATTTAAGATCATCTTTCATATCTTTCATAATTTTTAACGGAAAGTAATGAGCATGAAGATCTATTTTTAACATCAATACTAATTTGTAAGACTAGCTTATATAGCTAAGATTATTTTGTTTAACCTCTTAACCTTATTTTCTAAAGAACTTATAGCAAAAGATTTCACAAGTGCAGAGATCGGACCTTTTATTACAGTACCTTTTATACTTCCTATGTATTCGTCTCCAATTTTTAGCACTATAGCCCTCTGAATTGGTTTGAATTCAATTTTATTATCCTTTAACGCGTTATTAATAGCTACCTCACCAGCTTGTAGGGCAACTTGAGCTGATTGAGGAATAAAACCATCTTTAAAGTTAGCACAATCACCAGCTCCATAAACAAAATCATAATCGACCGATTTTAGAAATTTATCAACTAACATTCTATTGTTTTTATTAGTTAAACCTAGATCTTTTATTATTCTAGGACCAGAAAATCCTGCAGAAAATATAGTATAATCAGTTTTTATAACCCCTTGAGTGGTAATTATTTCGTTTTCTCTTATTTCATCTATTCTGGCTTTCAAGATTACATTAACACCCTGCTTTTCTAAGATATTCTGAACTTCTTTAGAAAAATCTGGAGTCAAATATGGCACTAATCTGCTCTCAACCTCTATTACATTAACTTGATAACCCCTTTTGCTTAATGCACCAGCTAGCTCAACGCCTAGTGCACCGCCTCCAAGAACTGAAACTCTAGAATTCGGTTTAAGGGACTTAATTCTTTCAATAACCCCCAAAGTGAATCCCAATGCGAACTTATCGGCTCCTTTAATTTTACTTAAATCTTGTTCATACCCTAATGCAATTACTAATTTATCAAATTTAATGTTTCCTTCTGTAGTAATTACCTTCTTTTCTTTAAAGTCAACATTCAAAATTTTACTCTTAAAGTCTACCTTCCTAGGGATTAGCGCATAAGATACCGGAAGATCCCTTTCTATAGTTTCTATTAATCTTGGGGTATTTACCATAAAATCGTTTTCATCTACAAGTATAGCATTAGGATAAGCCAATTTTGCAGAAATTCCTGCAAATCCTCCACCTAATATTACTATTCTTTCGCTTGCCATATGTTTATACTTTACATGTTAGTATTTAAATATTACAGCTAATATCTTAATTAAGTAGCTAGTTTTTATATACTTTATTTATTCATGCCTTGCAATCATATATCAAATAGACTTATTAATGAAATTTTCTCCAAATAATATCAATAAAAATCAAAATTTTGACTGATACACCGATATTGTCTAAAAATAGGTTAGGAAAATTAAATACAAGGTAAAATAAGATTCATGCCCCTATCTTATCTCGAAAATAAAAGCTCATTGGATCTATTTTTCACTTAGAACTATTCCCTTTTCAATTAACTTATTTATTTCATCATCGTTATATCCTAATTCTAACAATATTTCCCTTGTATGCTCGCCAAGTCTTGGAGCTTTCCCTTTAACACCTAAACCTTTAATAGGGAAATGAACATATTTAACACCGTCTAACTCATAAGTCAATTTATTTCCATATTCTCTAAAAGCTTCCTCTATATTAAGAACCGGCGCAACTGGTACATCAGCCTCGCTTAAAACTTTAACCCAATAGTCTCTATTGTTTTTCTCAAAAATCTTCTGTAATTCACTCGTTATATAACTCTTATTTTCAAGTCTCTTAGAAACAGTATCAAATTTGGCTAAATCCTTACGATTTAGTACGTCACATAATCTTTGATATTGCTCATCGGTAAATACTGCAACGTATATGTAACCATCTGAAGTTTTAAAAGCTTGATAAGGAACCAAATACCTATGTGAAGATCCAGATCTTTTAGGTATCCTGCCGGTATTGAGATACATGTAAGCGTCTTCTAGAGTTAAATAAAATTGAGTATAAAGCATTGGTACATCTAAAAAGGCTGGCCCTCCACGATACAATGCCCACAATATTAATACCGTAGCAAATAATCCCGTAGTTATATCTGAAATGGAAGTAGCAAATTTAGCTGGCGGGCCATTTTCCTCTCCAGTCATGTCCATTAGACCACTCAAAGCTAATATAATAGTATCATAAGCTGGCCTGTCAGCTTCTTCAGAAAAGTTTCCAAAACCAGTTATGGAGCAGTAGATTATATTAGGATTTAACTTTACCACGTTTTCATAATCCACCTTAAGCCTCTTTAATGCAGAAGGCCTATAATTAGTTACTAAAATATTAGCAGTTTTTACTAGCCTCCTAAAAATCTCATATCCCTCTTCACTTTTTAGATTAATGGCAATACTCCTTTTGCCCTTATTAGTACTTGCAAAGTAAATACTAATGCCATTTATTTCAGGTTTCACTTTCCGCCTGTCATCTCCATAAGGCGGTGGTTCCACTTTGATTACATCAAAACCTAGATCAGCTAATATTTCACCCACTAATGGTGAGGATATATTACTTCCAAGCTCAATAACTCTAAGCTTCGACATATTCACTAACTAAAAACATTAAAATCTAATAATTAAGATTACTTGACATCCTAACTAACTGATCTCTTGATAATTAAGTCAACTCGAGACCTTTTTCCTTAATAATAAAAATTTCTAACGTATTACTAATTCTTTAACACATAAGGAGAAAGAAATAACCAAACTATGTAAATAAAATGGAGTGATCGCACTAAAAAACTTAGCTTATTGTGCTTGTTGTTCTTGAATTATTATTTCTTCTCCTGTTATTTCCTCTAAACTTTTACCCTTAGTTTCCTTAACAGCTATAATAGTTAATACAGCACCTATAATTGAGAGTATTGATAGCATTACTAGAATGTTCTTTAAGCCCATTGAAACCAAAAGCGATGGAAATACATATGTGGTTATTGCGGCGCCTAACTTACCAGCTGCAGCGCTAATACCATGACCAGTAGTCCTAGCCCTAGTTGGATATACCTCCGCGGGAATTACGAAAGTTGTAGTATTGGGCCCAAAATCTATGAAGAAGAAAGATAGCGCATATATTAGAAATGCTAGCTCAGCTGGAATTGTCAAACCAATTATTTTAGTTCCCTTAGTCAATATTAAGGATGAGACTACTGCATAAATTATTGCCATCATTATGAAGCCTTGAGTTTGAATAACTTTTCTACCTAACTTATCCATCAACGCGACAGCAGTGAAATAGCCAAAGAATCCAACCATATATGGTAAGCCTTGCTCTATTATTAAATTAGCTATACTAGATGGACTCCCTAATATTAACTGTGTAATTGTACCAGAATAAATCCCTGTACCATAAAATGCAATATCTAAAATAAACCATGTCCCCGCAGTGCCTATTAACGTTAACCAATATTTTGATAGAAATTCAGAGACTGACAATGGTTTTGCAATGGCTTTCTTTTCCTCAATCTTAGCTCCTAAAAATTCAGCTGCCTTTTTAGCTCCCTCTACGTCTCCTTTAGCTAGCAAAGAATACCTCGGAGTTTCTGGGGTTTTCCTTCTAAGGTAAATTACTGTAGCTGCGGGTATTGCACCTATTGCCGCCATTACTCTCCAGGCAGTATCCAAAGGAAAAACTAGAGCTGCACCTGCACCTACTGCAACTGCTGCCAAACTACCTAATCCTTGATTTGCGAAAACTAACGCTACTAACTTACCTCTATCTTTTACATTTGCGTATTCGCTCATTATTGTAGCTGAAATTGGATAATCACCACCTATTCCTAGACCCATTATTGACCTAAACGCTATTAACCAATAAATATTTGGAGAAAATGCTGAAAATAAGGCGCCTAATGTCATTAATATGGCCTCAACTCCATATATGGCCTTTCTTCCTATTTTATCACCCAGAAAACCAAAGACCAATTGTCCTACTATTGCAGTGAATAAGGCAGAAGAGGCTAATAGCCCAGTAGTTACCCCATTTAATGGAAAATTAGGACTATTTAATTGTTTTAAGACATCCAATATCGCGCTTATTATAAATAGATCATAAGCATCAGTGAAAAAACCCATTCCAGCTGTGTACCAAACCTTTATATGGTTAAATGTTAGCTTCAATGAATCAATAGGACCTAAAGGTGTTTTTGGTATTCCCTTATCCATTCCGTCTCATGTTTTTCTTCGTTCTTACCATTATATATTTTACCTATAAATTAAATATAATCTATTGTTAACTACATAGTCTATATAGCGACCTCAGTTGCTTAAACATTAGTAATTGAAATTAAAATATCCTAGCGGAATATCTTATTTATAAGTAAAATTAAAATAGTAAATATAGAAGATATAATCGTTGAAAAAAGCAGTACCGTTGGGTTTACCTTTAATGGGAACGTTTTCGATAAAGCGAAATAATATCCTCTTCCTAAACTTAAAAAGTATGTAGAATTAGAAACCTTAATATAGGGTACACCTAGTAAATTGTAGTTACCAGTAATTCGATAAACTCCGGGATCACTAATAAAGATTGAATAACCTAAAAGTAATTTATTATTAGACAAGATATAGCTCGGTTCTATTGAATATACATCATAAATTGGCTCATCAATTACACTTTTATTATTCAATATCAATAAGGCAGATGTTGAATTTATTATTATAAGTGATGAATTATTTTCTAATATGGACCCTAAAATGGGAAATGGAGTTTCGACTCCATTATTGGTTATAACAAAATGGTCAGTTATGCTAGTAGCAGGATATACTCGTTGATTAGTAGTGTTGTAAATATAAAATGTGAAATTCCTATAATTTATAAATCCGACCTCTAATACTGTTACCCCATTAAGACCCTTGACTACGTCAACTTCGTAGTATGATGAATTAAATACTGTCACTGGGGCATAAGTGTAATTAAATGGTAATATCAGATTCGCTGAGAGAGATGAATGAGAGGGAATCACATAATGACTAACTTCTGTAGCATTAATTATCTGTTCTTTAAAAGTGTAAAGGTTATTAATTTCACCTGGAATAGTCACATCTTCTCCCAAACTCACTGTCTCATTAAAATGAATAACGAATGGGTAATTCATTACCCAAATTACTATATTTAACGGATTCATATAAGGTATGATAAAGGTTTCGTTTAGCCCTTCAGTTTCAAAACCACTCCACAATATGTATTTATCTACTACTATTGAAAAGATATTTGGTAAATTCGTGGAGATATATAGTGTCCAATTTGCATTGTATGATATATGAATGACGTAATTTATAGACGTAGTGTTTATGGGAATTAATTTCTCCTCAATAAAATACGGGAAATTAAAGTAAGAATACAATATACATGAGTCATGAAATGTGTAAGAAGAGTAATTTATTGAAACTGAACCCATAGTAATAGTTGAAAAGAGAATTAGGCATAAAAGTACCAAAATAGTTTTCATATTACTTATAGTTGGACTAATCATTTTAAGCCTTATCGCTAAAATAATAAACACTATGAGAATTACTGTACTTCAATACGTTGCAGGATTTCTGGGATTTGTATCAATTCCTTACGGAATTCTATCTCTCATCAAAAGTGGCTCAATCATCGGAATAAAATCCATAGAGGATATTATATTAATTTTCTTTGGATTCTTCGCTCTTTCCTATACTTTTACAACTAAAATTATGATAGAAAAACCTTTCGCTTTAACTTTTTCTGTAATTCTCTTTTATCTTTCTCTATTTACCCCAATGCCCCTTCTAAATAAAGTATTACTAATAGCAGGTGCAATTGTGGAAACGCAAATAGCATCCAGGAGAAATATTGGTGGCACAATATATACTATAATTGGTATATTAATATTGTTATATTTTATATACGAATATTTCTTAGGAGTGTCTCTAATGTCCTTGGCAGGAGTTGGAATATCATCACTAATTATAGTGTTGGCCAATAGGGATAAGGGGATAAAATACATTTCTTATTTTGCTTTTCCAATAGGGTTACCATTAATACTATATAGTGTTACAAGCCTATTTCCCATCTCGATAAACCCAGTACCGTTAATTATAGGAGTAGCCCTAATTTTACTTAACATAGTCCCAATAGGAAAGAGTCAACAACCTAGCATTAGTCATGATTCTAAGCTTGCTGAGAGCCTCTGTAGCAATATACAAAAGAGCGATTGTAAAGGGGCAATTGAAATTTACAAAAAATATATGGTATATATTCCACAGAATTGTCTAGAGAAGATAATATTGTGTGCAATAACACAAAATAATATACAAGATTTCAATTTGATTATAAATAATAATAATGCGAGAAGCTTAGCTGAAAAGTACGTTGATAAAATGACCCCAGAAATGATATACTCTTTAGCATTACTATCAAGTAAAAAGAATGAATTATTAGACCTTGCATGTAAAAAGGGTTTTAAAAAAGCTTGTGAGCAAACTAAACCAATATTGGATTTGAATAACTGGGATCCTAGAATTTGGATGGGAAAAGAGTTATATGATTACAAAGTAGTGGATATAATAGGTGTAGGTGGTACAAGTTACATACTAAAGGGCGAGAAAGACGGTAATCTTTATGCCTTGAAAGTACCCCTAGCAAAGTATTTAAATAACATAATGGATCTAGTTGGAGAATCATCAAAATTAATTGAATTATCCAATAAATCTCCTTATATAGTTAAATTATATGCTATATATGCAGACCAACTCGACGTTAAGGAAATAATCTCAGGAAATGCTGAAATTTATTATAATAA
The nucleotide sequence above comes from Sulfolobus tengchongensis. Encoded proteins:
- a CDS encoding amidohydrolase family protein is translated as MLKIDLHAHYFPLKIMKDMKDDLKFSVERIDKSNQISIRIGNIVWNGEAYLGLLEEDKIIEETVRGEVDIRVLSLAPISYIYDLDEKTAMKFYTRFNDELSKLSEKSNGKLLGFAGVPLQYPSLAVDELKRAVKDLGLKGVEIGTHINGRNLDEFREFFSVIGSLGIPVFIHPQITDVIGKDRLRRYFFTNILGVPIEDTIAAAYLITSGIIQDYNIKVILPHGGGFLPYQIGRLDHGYKTRSDVREKISKKPSDFLSNFYFDTLLFNNEILDFMIRFVGVDNIVLGSDYPFKMGYFRPYDAIEHLSNEEKEKICEINAKKLLLF
- a CDS encoding NAD(P)/FAD-dependent oxidoreductase, giving the protein MASERIVILGGGFAGISAKLAYPNAILVDENDFMVNTPRLIETIERDLPVSYALIPRKVDFKSKILNVDFKEKKVITTEGNIKFDKLVIALGYEQDLSKIKGADKFALGFTLGVIERIKSLKPNSRVSVLGGGALGVELAGALSKRGYQVNVIEVESRLVPYLTPDFSKEVQNILEKQGVNVILKARIDEIRENEIITTQGVIKTDYTIFSAGFSGPRIIKDLGLTNKNNRMLVDKFLKSVDYDFVYGAGDCANFKDGFIPQSAQVALQAGEVAINNALKDNKIEFKPIQRAIVLKIGDEYIGSIKGTVIKGPISALVKSFAISSLENKVKRLNKIILAI
- a CDS encoding CaiB/BaiF CoA-transferase family protein, whose protein sequence is MSKLRVIELGSNISSPLVGEILADLGFDVIKVEPPPYGDDRRKVKPEINGISIYFASTNKGKRSIAINLKSEEGYEIFRRLVKTANILVTNYRPSALKRLKVDYENVVKLNPNIIYCSITGFGNFSEEADRPAYDTIILALSGLMDMTGEENGPPAKFATSISDITTGLFATVLILWALYRGGPAFLDVPMLYTQFYLTLEDAYMYLNTGRIPKRSGSSHRYLVPYQAFKTSDGYIYVAVFTDEQYQRLCDVLNRKDLAKFDTVSKRLENKSYITSELQKIFEKNNRDYWVKVLSEADVPVAPVLNIEEAFREYGNKLTYELDGVKYVHFPIKGLGVKGKAPRLGEHTREILLELGYNDDEINKLIEKGIVLSEK
- a CDS encoding MFS transporter; translation: MDKGIPKTPLGPIDSLKLTFNHIKVWYTAGMGFFTDAYDLFIISAILDVLKQLNSPNFPLNGVTTGLLASSALFTAIVGQLVFGFLGDKIGRKAIYGVEAILMTLGALFSAFSPNIYWLIAFRSIMGLGIGGDYPISATIMSEYANVKDRGKLVALVFANQGLGSLAAVAVGAGAALVFPLDTAWRVMAAIGAIPAATVIYLRRKTPETPRYSLLAKGDVEGAKKAAEFLGAKIEEKKAIAKPLSVSEFLSKYWLTLIGTAGTWFILDIAFYGTGIYSGTITQLILGSPSSIANLIIEQGLPYMVGFFGYFTAVALMDKLGRKVIQTQGFIMMAIIYAVVSSLILTKGTKIIGLTIPAELAFLIYALSFFFIDFGPNTTTFVIPAEVYPTRARTTGHGISAAAGKLGAAITTYVFPSLLVSMGLKNILVMLSILSIIGAVLTIIAVKETKGKSLEEITGEEIIIQEQQAQ
- a CDS encoding protein kinase domain-containing protein, with the translated sequence MRITVLQYVAGFLGFVSIPYGILSLIKSGSIIGIKSIEDIILIFFGFFALSYTFTTKIMIEKPFALTFSVILFYLSLFTPMPLLNKVLLIAGAIVETQIASRRNIGGTIYTIIGILILLYFIYEYFLGVSLMSLAGVGISSLIIVLANRDKGIKYISYFAFPIGLPLILYSVTSLFPISINPVPLIIGVALILLNIVPIGKSQQPSISHDSKLAESLCSNIQKSDCKGAIEIYKKYMVYIPQNCLEKIILCAITQNNIQDFNLIINNNNARSLAEKYVDKMTPEMIYSLALLSSKKNELLDLACKKGFKKACEQTKPILDLNNWDPRIWMGKELYDYKVVDIIGVGGTSYILKGEKDGNLYALKVPLAKYLNNIMDLVGESSKLIELSNKSPYIVKLYAIYADQLDVKEIISGNAEIYYNKPPMLVTELMKGGSINDILAVREIVQSEFWRKIVFITTSKISEALEVIHSEGYVHCDIKPQNILLSEKLPPYAKLAYDNIRANKIVVKLADLGSSVRAGQKPFSYTPAYASFDLVKSTVFGGVSPMSDIYELGATVYKLLTGSTLNTKEMIDAMDRFDVSRDVKYLDYSLYSARNLSLLRKYVDRDTSSFITRMVDPDPNRRPTSKEVKEFFSSKI